One part of the Vicugna pacos chromosome 20, VicPac4, whole genome shotgun sequence genome encodes these proteins:
- the LOC140687763 gene encoding histone H2A type 1, with amino-acid sequence MSGRGKQGGKARAKAKTRSSRAGLQFPVGRVHRLLRKGNYAERVGAGAPVYLAAVLEYLTAEILELAGNAARDNKKTRIIPRHLQLAIRNDEELNKLLGKVTIAQGGVLPNIQAVLLPKKTESHHKAKGK; translated from the coding sequence ATGTCTGGACGTGGTAAGCAGGGCGGCAAGGCTCGCGCCAAGGCCAAGACCCGCTCTTCGCGGGCCGGGCTCCAGTTCCCCGTGGGCCGAGTGCACCGCCTGCTCCGCAAGGGCAACTACGCCGAGCGGGTCGGGGCCGGCGCGCCGGTGTACCTGGCGGCGGTGCTGGAGTACCTGACGGCCGAGATCCTGGAGCTGGCGGGCAACGCGGCCCGCGACAACAAGAAGACGCGCATCATCCCGCGCCACCTGCAGCTGGCCATCCGCAACGACGAGGAGCTCAACAAGCTGCTGGGCAAAGTCACCATCGCTCAGGGTGGCGTCCTGCCCAACATCCAGGCCGTGCTGCTGCCCAAGAAGACCGAGAGCCACCACAAGGCCAAGGGCAAGTAG
- the H1-5 gene encoding histone H1.5, translated as MSETAPAETAAPAPVEKSPAKKKAAKKTASGGAAKRKASGPPVSELITKAVAASKERNGLSLAALKKALAAGGYDVEKNNSRIKLGLKSLVSKGTLVQTKGTGASGSFKLNKKAATGEAKPKAKKAGAAKAKKPAGATPKKPKKAAGAKKAVKKTPKKAKKPAAAGVKKVAKSPKKTKAAAKPKKAAKSPAKPKTVKPKAAKPKAAKPKAAKPKAAKAKKAAPKKK; from the coding sequence ATGTCGGAAACCGCTCCTGCTGAGACCGCAGCCCCGGCTCCGGTGGAGAAATCTCCTGCTAAGAAGAAAGCAGCCAAGAAGACCGCGAGCGGTGGCGCCGCAAAGCGCAAGGCTTCCGGGCCCCCTGTTTCGGAGCTGATCACTAAAGCTGTGGCTGCTTCCAAAGAGCGCAATGGCCTTTCTTTGGCTGCGCTCAAGAAGGCGCTGGCAGCTGGCGGCTACGACGTTGAGAAGAACAACAGCCGTATCAAGCTGGGTCTCAAGAGCCTGGTGAGCAAGGGCACCTTAGTGCAGACCAAGGGCACCGGCGCCTCCGGCTCCTTTAAGCTCAACAAGAAGGCGGCGACCGGGGAAGCCAAGCCCAAAGCCAAGAAGGCGGGAGCTGCTAAAGCCAAGAAACCTGCAGGGGCCACCCCTAAGAAGCCTAAGAAGGCTGCTGGAGCCAAGAAAGCCGTGAAGAAGACTCCTAAGAAAGCTAAGAAGCCCGCGGCTGCTGGTGTCAAAAAGGTGGCCAAGAGTCCCAAGAAGACCAAAGCCGCCGCAAAGCCTAAGAAAGCTGCCAAGAGCCCTGCTAAGCCCAAGACAGTGAAGCCAAAGGCGGCCAAACCCAAAGCGGCTAAGCCTAAGGCAGCAAAACCCAAAGCTGCAAAGGCGAAGAAGGCGGCTCCCAAGAAGAAGTAG
- the LOC102527798 gene encoding histone H2B type 1-C/E/F/G/I — translation MPEPAKSAPAPKKGSKKAVTKAQKKDGKKRKRSRKESYSVYVYKVLKQVHPDTGISSKAMGIMNSFVNDIFERIAGEASRLAHYNKRSTITSREIQTAVRLLLPGELAKHAVSEGTKAVTKYTSSK, via the coding sequence ATGCCCGAGCCAGCCAAGTCCGCTCCAGCCCCGAAGAAGGGTTCCAAGAAGGCGGTGACCAAGGCGCAGAAGAAGGACGGCAAGAAGCGCAAGCGCAGCCGCAAAGAGAGCTACTCCGTGTACGTGTACAAGGTGCTGAAGCAGGTCCACCCGGACACCGGCATCTCGTCCAAGGCCATGGGCATCATGAACTCGTTCGTCAACGACATCTTCGAGCGCATCGCGGGCGAGGCGTCGCGCCTGGCGCACTACAACAAGCGCTCGACCATCACTTCCCGGGAGATCCAGACGGCCGTGCGCCTGCTGTTGCCCGGGGAGCTGGCCAAGCACGCTGTGTCCGAGGGCACCAAGGCCGTCACCAAGTACACCAGCTCCAAGTGA